A DNA window from Gillisia sp. Hel1_33_143 contains the following coding sequences:
- a CDS encoding multicopper oxidase domain-containing protein, with product MKKISYAFILLLLCTYTASAQSVEGNVDNLPVHEYTLTLKEEMVNKAGKEVKGMTVNGGIPGPTLEFTEGEYAVIYVKNEMSVETSIHWHGLLLPNFYDGVPYLSTPPIEPGKTLKYEFAIKQNGTYWYHSHTMLQEQSGVYGSIVIQPKEKTLEYDKEQVLVLSDWTNEKPRDVLRFLKRGTEWYNIRKGTATPLNQVIARGAFGAQLNFWRQRMESADVADVYYPAFLINGEEKVEYPEFKPGEKVRLRIIDGSASTSFWMTFGGPDPLLISADGKDVVPVKHNKTFIGVAETYDFIVTIPENGKLEYKIMAQDGSGTATAYLGQGPIVAAPDISKPDKIGMMQQMAKMKMKMGAPALKFRPGKDERYEMKEKWGMQMDDNMQMEGMKDMDMGTMNMDKSNMKDMEKHKMDEMQMDMKKDSMQMDHSKMAGMDTKKDSEMKEASQLKDMNKTNPTAGREVMDEADGMQGMDMFSQYNYDYLKSAEKTSYDPDVPVTEILLNLTGNMQRYIWSMNGVPLSEADKIKIKGDEVTRITFNNLTMMHHPMHLHGHFFRVINENGEYSPLKHTVNVPPMKQVTIEFYGDEYGDWFFHCHILYHMMGGMARIVSYDTPRDPRLKEYPVSKLIDETDQFYSYGMIDAASHMTTLNLISSNIRNQFSLRGEYGWNRNMEVEAAYDRYLYDYLTVFGGVNVENEMEDSLDEITTTAIAGIRYLTPYLFTLDVRMDSKLRPQISLSRAITIFPRTIVFGIYEYQADFGWVDDLPQGDNFKKEVTWSTGVEYLLSKNFSLMGSYDNRFGAGGGLSLRF from the coding sequence ATGAAAAAAATAAGCTATGCATTTATTCTTTTGTTACTGTGTACCTATACAGCATCTGCACAGTCCGTGGAAGGTAATGTCGATAATCTACCCGTTCACGAATACACGTTGACCCTAAAGGAAGAAATGGTTAATAAAGCCGGTAAAGAAGTAAAAGGGATGACCGTCAACGGAGGTATTCCAGGGCCAACGCTCGAATTTACCGAAGGGGAGTACGCAGTAATCTATGTAAAAAATGAAATGAGCGTGGAGACATCCATCCATTGGCACGGCTTGTTGTTGCCCAATTTTTATGATGGGGTACCCTACCTTTCTACACCGCCCATAGAACCCGGTAAAACACTAAAATATGAATTCGCAATAAAGCAAAACGGCACCTATTGGTACCATTCCCATACAATGTTGCAGGAACAGAGCGGTGTTTACGGCTCAATTGTAATACAGCCCAAAGAAAAAACCTTGGAGTATGATAAAGAGCAGGTTTTGGTACTATCTGACTGGACCAACGAAAAACCGCGGGATGTACTTCGGTTTTTAAAGCGAGGTACAGAATGGTACAATATAAGAAAAGGAACAGCTACGCCGCTTAACCAAGTAATTGCAAGGGGCGCATTTGGGGCGCAATTAAATTTTTGGAGGCAGCGTATGGAAAGTGCAGATGTGGCAGATGTGTATTACCCAGCGTTCTTAATTAATGGAGAAGAAAAAGTGGAGTACCCCGAGTTTAAACCTGGCGAAAAAGTGCGCCTTCGCATTATAGACGGCTCTGCTTCTACTTCGTTCTGGATGACCTTTGGCGGTCCAGACCCTTTGCTTATCTCGGCAGACGGTAAAGATGTAGTACCGGTTAAGCATAACAAGACATTTATAGGGGTCGCTGAAACCTATGATTTTATCGTAACCATACCGGAGAACGGCAAACTGGAATATAAAATTATGGCCCAAGACGGCTCTGGTACCGCAACGGCATACCTAGGCCAAGGACCTATCGTTGCCGCCCCTGATATATCCAAACCTGATAAAATAGGGATGATGCAACAAATGGCTAAAATGAAAATGAAAATGGGTGCACCCGCTTTAAAATTCCGACCAGGCAAAGATGAGCGTTACGAGATGAAAGAAAAATGGGGAATGCAAATGGACGATAATATGCAGATGGAAGGAATGAAAGATATGGATATGGGCACAATGAATATGGACAAGTCCAATATGAAGGATATGGAGAAGCATAAAATGGACGAAATGCAAATGGATATGAAAAAGGACTCAATGCAGATGGACCATTCCAAAATGGCCGGGATGGACACAAAAAAGGATTCCGAAATGAAAGAGGCCTCTCAATTGAAGGATATGAACAAGACGAACCCGACTGCCGGACGGGAAGTAATGGACGAAGCAGATGGCATGCAGGGAATGGATATGTTTTCGCAATACAACTATGACTACTTGAAGTCGGCAGAAAAGACCAGCTATGATCCCGATGTGCCCGTAACCGAAATCCTATTGAACCTTACCGGGAATATGCAACGCTATATCTGGAGTATGAATGGTGTTCCTCTATCTGAAGCAGATAAAATAAAGATCAAGGGAGACGAGGTAACCAGGATTACCTTCAACAATTTGACTATGATGCACCACCCGATGCACCTTCACGGCCACTTCTTTAGGGTCATCAATGAAAACGGGGAATACTCACCCTTAAAACACACAGTCAATGTTCCACCAATGAAACAAGTTACCATTGAGTTTTATGGTGATGAATATGGCGATTGGTTTTTCCATTGTCATATTCTATACCATATGATGGGAGGTATGGCGCGTATTGTAAGTTATGATACCCCTAGGGATCCAAGGTTGAAGGAGTATCCCGTATCTAAACTTATTGACGAGACCGACCAGTTCTATTCCTACGGAATGATAGATGCCGCATCACATATGACCACTTTGAACCTTATATCTTCAAATATCCGAAACCAATTCAGTTTGAGGGGCGAATATGGTTGGAACAGGAATATGGAGGTTGAAGCTGCCTACGATAGATACCTCTATGATTATCTAACCGTTTTTGGCGGTGTAAATGTCGAGAACGAAATGGAGGATAGCCTCGATGAGATAACAACAACAGCTATAGCAGGGATACGATACCTTACGCCCTACTTATTTACGTTGGATGTGAGGATGGATAGTAAGCTACGCCCGCAGATTAGCCTAAGCCGTGCTATTACCATTTTCCCTAGAACTATTGTTTTTGGTATTTACGAGTACCAAGCAGATTTTGGGTGGGTAGATGACCTGCCTCAAGGAGATAATTTCAAAAAAGAAGTTACTTGGAGTACGGGTGTTGAATATCTTTTATCCAAAAATTTCTCATTGATGGGAAGTTATGATAACCGTTTTGGTGCAGGTGGAGGATTATCACTAAGATTTTAA
- a CDS encoding helix-turn-helix domain-containing protein, which translates to MEKKLFIKNMVCNRCIKTIQSDVETLGIHLKHIELGSIIYEEKSIDDFENIKNVLENNGFEILLAQDQQLVEQVKIELIKLLQKLPLQLNKTLSKHLESKLNLEYSKISKIFSVTEHITIEKYFIKLKIERVKELIQLQEGNFTEISQLLDYSNVNHLSRLFKSETGMSLTNYKNNQKSIRNPLDQIR; encoded by the coding sequence ATGGAAAAGAAATTATTTATAAAAAATATGGTGTGTAATCGCTGTATTAAAACAATCCAGAGTGATGTTGAAACATTAGGGATTCACTTAAAGCATATTGAATTGGGTTCTATTATTTACGAAGAGAAATCTATAGATGATTTTGAAAATATAAAAAATGTTTTAGAAAACAATGGTTTCGAAATTTTACTGGCGCAAGACCAGCAATTAGTAGAGCAAGTTAAAATTGAACTTATTAAATTATTACAAAAATTACCACTTCAATTAAATAAAACGCTGTCCAAGCATTTGGAAAGTAAATTAAACCTTGAGTACTCAAAAATCAGTAAAATATTTTCTGTTACGGAGCATATTACCATAGAAAAATACTTTATAAAACTCAAGATAGAAAGAGTGAAAGAGCTGATTCAATTACAAGAGGGTAATTTTACGGAGATAAGTCAGCTGCTTGATTACAGTAATGTAAATCATTTAAGTAGGCTGTTTAAAAGTGAAACTGGTATGAGTCTGACTAATTATAAGAATAATCAAAAAAGTATTAGAAACCCTTTAGATCAAATAAGGTAG
- a CDS encoding TolC family protein has product MKNIKIITCLLFVSAFAKAQQLQSYIEEAQSNNPEIQAFELRYNIAEEKVNEANWLPNTEVSAGYFVSEPETRVGAQRARIGFKQMLPWFGTITARENYAASMAEAEYVEIIIAKRKLALSVAQSYYRLYEIQAKQRVLDKNIKLLETYERLALTSVEVGKASSVDVLRLQIRQNELQQQKEVLEEEFGSEQITFNKLLNRDGTMMVDVVTLMEIPSENAVSGRDALSLNPELLKYDKLYESIAQSELLNQREALPMFGFGVDYLPVSERADMNPIDNGKDILMPMVSVSIPIFNNRYKSISRQNDLRQQEIETQKAQRLNVLESAFAKAISQRNQARIAYNTQENNLKQAEDAEEILIKNYETGTIDFNDVLDIQELQLKFQLNQVESIQKYYTQSAIVNYLIN; this is encoded by the coding sequence ATGAAAAATATAAAAATTATTACCTGTCTTTTGTTTGTTTCCGCTTTCGCGAAAGCGCAACAACTACAATCATACATTGAAGAGGCACAATCTAACAACCCCGAGATTCAAGCCTTTGAACTGCGCTATAACATCGCCGAAGAAAAAGTGAACGAAGCAAACTGGCTGCCTAATACTGAAGTGAGTGCTGGGTACTTTGTCAGTGAGCCCGAGACCCGTGTTGGGGCGCAGAGAGCACGTATTGGCTTTAAGCAAATGTTGCCTTGGTTCGGGACCATAACGGCAAGAGAAAATTATGCAGCCTCAATGGCTGAAGCTGAATATGTGGAAATCATAATTGCCAAAAGAAAACTGGCACTTTCTGTAGCTCAATCCTATTATCGTTTGTATGAAATACAAGCAAAGCAAAGGGTGCTCGATAAGAACATTAAATTATTAGAAACCTATGAGCGTCTTGCCCTTACATCGGTTGAAGTAGGCAAGGCATCTTCTGTTGACGTTTTGAGATTACAGATTCGTCAAAATGAATTGCAACAGCAAAAAGAGGTGCTCGAAGAGGAATTTGGGTCAGAACAAATCACCTTCAATAAGCTACTCAATCGTGATGGAACTATGATGGTTGATGTGGTCACATTAATGGAAATTCCAAGTGAAAACGCCGTATCTGGTAGAGATGCACTATCACTTAATCCTGAACTGCTTAAATATGATAAACTCTACGAATCTATAGCACAATCTGAATTGCTCAACCAGCGTGAGGCATTACCTATGTTTGGTTTTGGGGTTGATTATCTACCAGTGAGCGAGCGAGCGGATATGAATCCAATAGACAATGGAAAGGATATACTAATGCCTATGGTTTCAGTTTCCATTCCCATTTTTAATAATCGGTATAAATCTATTTCAAGGCAAAATGACTTGCGCCAACAAGAAATCGAGACTCAAAAAGCACAACGATTGAATGTTTTGGAATCCGCTTTCGCAAAAGCAATATCGCAACGCAACCAAGCACGAATAGCATATAATACACAAGAGAACAATCTGAAACAAGCAGAAGATGCTGAAGAAATTCTCATTAAAAACTATGAAACGGGCACCATTGATTTTAATGATGTGCTGGATATCCAAGAGTTACAGCTCAAATTTCAGTTAAATCAAGTGGAATCGATACAGAAGTATTACACACAATCTGCAATTGTTAATTACCTAATCAACTAA